A region from the Lutra lutra chromosome 1, mLutLut1.2, whole genome shotgun sequence genome encodes:
- the NR1I2 gene encoding nuclear receptor subfamily 1 group I member 2 isoform X1: MTCEGCKGFFRRAMKRNTRLRCPFRKGTCEITQKTRRQCQACRLRKCLESGMKKETRALPTIPQSCHKPTASGGLPAAPHSLPLTQCFSRGAHHPGQVIMSDAAVEQRRALIRRKKRERMGTQPLGAKGLTQEQQTMIRELMDAQMKTFDTTFSNFKDFRLPEAPSSGHKVPESLQPAAGEEAAKWSQIRGDLCSLKVSLRLQGEDGSIWNYRPQPDSSGREIFSLLPHMADMSTYMFKGIINFAKVISHFRDLPIEDQISLLKGATFELCQLRFNTVFNAETGTWECGRLSYCLEDPAGGFQQLLLEPVLKFHYRLKKLQLHREEYVLMQAISLFSPDRPGVVQRSVVDQLQERFAIALKAYIECSRPQPAHRFLFLKIMAMLTELRSINAQHTQRLLRIQDIHPFASPLMRELFGITDG; this comes from the exons ATGACATGTGAAGGATGCAAGGGCTTTTTCAG GAGAGCCATGAAACGCAACACCCGGCTGAGGTGCCCCTTCCGGAAGGGCACCTGCGAAATCACCCAGAAGACCCGGCGCCAGTGCCAGGCCTGCCGGCTCCGCAAGTGCCTGGAGAGCGGGATGAAGAAGGAGA CCCGAGCTCTTCCCACCATTCCACAAAGTTGTCACAAACCCACTGCCTCGGGCGGTTTACCAGCTGCACCTCACTCTCTGCCCTTAACCCAGTGTTTCTCCAGGGGAGCCCACCATCCAGGACAGG TGATCATGTCCGATGCCGCTGTGGAGCAGAGGCGGGCTCTGatcaggaggaaaaagagagaacgGATGGGCACTCAGCCCCTGGGAGCCAAGGGGCTGACTCAGGAGCAGCAGACAATGATCAGAGAGCTGATGGATGCTCAGATGAAAACCTTCGACACCACCTTCTCCAATTTCAAGGACTTCCGG CTGCCAGAAGCGCCCAGCAGTGGTCACAAGGTTCCGGAATCCTTGCAACCTGCAGCAGGGGAAGAAGCTGCCAAGTGGAGCCAGATCAGGGGAGATCTGTGCTCACTGAAGGTCTCTCTGCGGCTGCAGGGGGAAGACGGCAGCATCTGGAACTACAGACCCCAACCTGATAGCAGCGGGAGAGAGATCTTTTCCCTGCTGCCCCACATGGCTGACATGTCAACCTACATGTTCAAAGGCATCATCAACTTTGCCAAAGTCATCTCCCACTTCAG GGATTTGCCCATCGAGGACCAGATCTCCCTGCTAAAGGGGGCCACCTTTGAGCTGTGCCAGCTGAGATTCAACACGGTGTTCAACGCAGAGACTGGAACCTGGGAGTGTGGTCGGCTGTCCTACTGCTTGGAAGACCCCGCAG GTGGCTTCCAGCAGCTTCTCCTGGAGCCGGTGCTGAAGTTCCACTACAGGCTGAAGAAGCTGCAGCTGCATAGGGAGGAGTACGTGCTGATGCAGgccatctctcttttctctccag ACCGCCCAGGTGTGGTGCAGCGCAGCGTGGTAGACCAGCTGCAGGAGAGATTTGCCATTGCCCTGAAGGCCTACATTGAGTGCAGCCGGCCCCAGCCTGCCCACCG GTTCCTGTTCCTGAAGATCATGGCCATGCTCACCGAGCTCCGCAGCATCAATGCCCAGCACACCCAGAGGCTGCTGCGCATTCAAGACATACACCCGTTCGCCAGCCCCCTCATGCGGGAGCTGTTTGGCATCACAGATGGCTGA
- the NR1I2 gene encoding nuclear receptor subfamily 1 group I member 2 isoform X2: MTCEGCKGFFRRAMKRNTRLRCPFRKGTCEITQKTRRQCQACRLRKCLESGMKKEMIMSDAAVEQRRALIRRKKRERMGTQPLGAKGLTQEQQTMIRELMDAQMKTFDTTFSNFKDFRLPEAPSSGHKVPESLQPAAGEEAAKWSQIRGDLCSLKVSLRLQGEDGSIWNYRPQPDSSGREIFSLLPHMADMSTYMFKGIINFAKVISHFRDLPIEDQISLLKGATFELCQLRFNTVFNAETGTWECGRLSYCLEDPAGGFQQLLLEPVLKFHYRLKKLQLHREEYVLMQAISLFSPDRPGVVQRSVVDQLQERFAIALKAYIECSRPQPAHRFLFLKIMAMLTELRSINAQHTQRLLRIQDIHPFASPLMRELFGITDG; the protein is encoded by the exons ATGACATGTGAAGGATGCAAGGGCTTTTTCAG GAGAGCCATGAAACGCAACACCCGGCTGAGGTGCCCCTTCCGGAAGGGCACCTGCGAAATCACCCAGAAGACCCGGCGCCAGTGCCAGGCCTGCCGGCTCCGCAAGTGCCTGGAGAGCGGGATGAAGAAGGAGA TGATCATGTCCGATGCCGCTGTGGAGCAGAGGCGGGCTCTGatcaggaggaaaaagagagaacgGATGGGCACTCAGCCCCTGGGAGCCAAGGGGCTGACTCAGGAGCAGCAGACAATGATCAGAGAGCTGATGGATGCTCAGATGAAAACCTTCGACACCACCTTCTCCAATTTCAAGGACTTCCGG CTGCCAGAAGCGCCCAGCAGTGGTCACAAGGTTCCGGAATCCTTGCAACCTGCAGCAGGGGAAGAAGCTGCCAAGTGGAGCCAGATCAGGGGAGATCTGTGCTCACTGAAGGTCTCTCTGCGGCTGCAGGGGGAAGACGGCAGCATCTGGAACTACAGACCCCAACCTGATAGCAGCGGGAGAGAGATCTTTTCCCTGCTGCCCCACATGGCTGACATGTCAACCTACATGTTCAAAGGCATCATCAACTTTGCCAAAGTCATCTCCCACTTCAG GGATTTGCCCATCGAGGACCAGATCTCCCTGCTAAAGGGGGCCACCTTTGAGCTGTGCCAGCTGAGATTCAACACGGTGTTCAACGCAGAGACTGGAACCTGGGAGTGTGGTCGGCTGTCCTACTGCTTGGAAGACCCCGCAG GTGGCTTCCAGCAGCTTCTCCTGGAGCCGGTGCTGAAGTTCCACTACAGGCTGAAGAAGCTGCAGCTGCATAGGGAGGAGTACGTGCTGATGCAGgccatctctcttttctctccag ACCGCCCAGGTGTGGTGCAGCGCAGCGTGGTAGACCAGCTGCAGGAGAGATTTGCCATTGCCCTGAAGGCCTACATTGAGTGCAGCCGGCCCCAGCCTGCCCACCG GTTCCTGTTCCTGAAGATCATGGCCATGCTCACCGAGCTCCGCAGCATCAATGCCCAGCACACCCAGAGGCTGCTGCGCATTCAAGACATACACCCGTTCGCCAGCCCCCTCATGCGGGAGCTGTTTGGCATCACAGATGGCTGA